In a genomic window of Streptomyces katrae:
- a CDS encoding MFS transporter, protein MFGKLWMATAASNLSDGVSLAAAPLLAATITRDPTLIAGITVAQRAPWLVLAFVSGALADRLDRRKVAQSANWIRAAAFAALTAAVLTDALSMPLLYVVFFAIGTAETLYDSVSAAWVPVLVGPEELTRANSRLQTTFVVCNEFAGPPIGGFLFAAAASAPFALGTAGYLAAVGLLALIPSAASRAQGADGGPLTVAGVREDIAVGARWYWSSPVLRALSLVAAVGNAATAASYGMLVLLAQDELGVSDEGYGVMLAAAAIGAVLGGMAAGRVGAWLRPGTLILVTSLLSAAATAGLGLAVSPAVTVALMALDGFVVLVVSVHMVTLRQQIVPNELMGRVTSVYRVVAVGSFAVGGVAGGAVAGAFGVPASFYAGGAAIAVAALLVLPVLSNARLAEVRRRAEAVAATAEPASLS, encoded by the coding sequence GTGTTCGGAAAACTGTGGATGGCGACCGCCGCGTCGAACCTGTCCGACGGGGTGAGCCTGGCCGCCGCGCCCCTGCTCGCGGCCACGATCACCCGGGACCCGACCCTGATCGCCGGGATCACCGTCGCCCAGCGGGCCCCCTGGCTGGTCCTGGCCTTCGTCTCGGGGGCGCTCGCCGACCGCCTCGACCGCCGGAAGGTGGCGCAGAGCGCGAACTGGATCCGCGCCGCCGCGTTCGCCGCCCTCACGGCGGCCGTCCTGACCGACGCCCTGTCCATGCCCCTGCTGTACGTGGTCTTCTTCGCGATCGGCACCGCCGAGACGCTCTACGACAGCGTCTCGGCGGCCTGGGTGCCGGTGCTGGTCGGCCCCGAGGAGCTGACCCGCGCCAACAGCCGGCTGCAGACCACCTTCGTGGTCTGCAACGAGTTCGCCGGCCCGCCGATCGGAGGCTTCCTCTTCGCGGCTGCGGCCTCCGCGCCGTTCGCCCTGGGAACGGCCGGATACCTGGCCGCCGTGGGCCTGCTCGCCCTCATCCCCTCGGCGGCGAGCCGGGCGCAGGGGGCGGACGGCGGACCGCTGACGGTCGCGGGCGTGCGCGAGGACATCGCCGTCGGCGCCCGCTGGTACTGGTCCTCGCCCGTGCTGCGCGCCCTGAGCCTGGTCGCGGCCGTCGGCAACGCCGCCACCGCGGCGAGCTACGGCATGCTGGTCCTGCTCGCCCAGGACGAACTCGGCGTCTCCGACGAGGGCTACGGCGTGATGCTCGCCGCCGCCGCGATCGGCGCAGTCCTCGGCGGGATGGCGGCCGGCCGGGTCGGCGCGTGGTTGCGGCCCGGCACGCTGATCCTCGTGACCAGCCTGCTCTCGGCCGCCGCGACGGCCGGACTGGGGCTGGCCGTCAGCCCGGCCGTGACCGTCGCCCTGATGGCCCTGGACGGCTTCGTGGTGCTGGTCGTGTCCGTCCACATGGTGACCCTGCGCCAGCAGATCGTCCCCAACGAGCTGATGGGCCGGGTCACCTCCGTCTACCGGGTCGTCGCCGTGGGCTCCTTCGCCGTCGGCGGCGTCGCGGGCGGCGCGGTGGCCGGGGCCTTCGGCGTTCCCGCCTCCTTCTACGCCGGCGGGGCGGCCATCGCCGTCGCCGCCCTCCTGGTGCTGCCGGTCCTGAGCAACGCCCGCCTGGCCGAGGTGAGGCGCCGCGCGGAGGCCGTCGCGGCCACGGCCGAACCCGCGTCCCTCAGTTGA
- a CDS encoding transglutaminase-like domain-containing protein, with protein sequence MSAATRELFAAEARSERPDLALLCLLLAAEADPELDERAMDWAQMELDRLAGMLPYGLRGAKAWAAAVTDLLGGRMGFHGTPKDYERLESSLLHEVLRRRRGLPILLSVVWLEVARRAGAPVYGLALPGHFTVGFGDPEEGVVVDPFAGGASLGAGPAELARGPRTPARTLDIVLRVLGNIRVWASARPEHSAVALWSLDLSLLLPSHPAALRYERARLLVERGSFQAGAAEMDAYAVVMDAVDPDAATRIRAEAASARALLN encoded by the coding sequence ATGAGCGCGGCGACACGGGAGCTGTTCGCGGCGGAGGCCCGCTCCGAGCGGCCGGACCTGGCGCTGCTGTGCCTGCTGCTGGCGGCGGAGGCCGACCCGGAGCTGGACGAACGGGCCATGGACTGGGCCCAGATGGAACTGGACCGGCTGGCGGGGATGCTGCCGTACGGGCTGCGCGGGGCGAAGGCCTGGGCGGCGGCGGTGACGGACCTGCTGGGCGGCCGGATGGGCTTCCACGGCACCCCGAAGGACTACGAACGGCTGGAGTCCTCGCTGCTGCACGAGGTGCTGCGGCGCCGGCGCGGCCTGCCGATCCTGCTGTCGGTGGTCTGGCTGGAGGTGGCCCGGCGGGCGGGGGCGCCGGTGTACGGGCTGGCGCTGCCCGGGCACTTCACCGTGGGCTTCGGCGATCCGGAGGAGGGCGTCGTCGTCGACCCGTTCGCGGGCGGGGCCTCGCTGGGCGCGGGACCGGCGGAGCTGGCGCGGGGGCCGCGGACGCCGGCGCGGACGCTGGACATCGTGCTGCGCGTGCTGGGCAACATCCGGGTGTGGGCGTCCGCCCGTCCGGAGCACTCGGCGGTCGCGCTGTGGTCCCTGGACCTGTCCCTGCTGCTGCCCTCGCATCCGGCGGCCCTGCGCTACGAGCGGGCCAGGCTGCTGGTGGAGCGGGGTTCCTTCCAGGCGGGCGCCGCCGAGATGGACGCGTACGCGGTGGTCATGGACGCGGTGGACCCGGACGCGGCGACCCGCATCCGCGCGGAGGCCGCCTCGGCCCGCGCCCTGCTCAACTGA
- a CDS encoding ABC transporter ATP-binding protein, with product MPEPLLEVRDLVKHYPLTRGVLFKKQIGAVKAVDGVSFGLAAGETLGIVGESGCGKSTVARMLVHLERPTAGVISYKGEDITKLSGKALKAVRRNIQMVFQDPYTSLNPRMTVGDIIGEPFEIHPEVAPKGDRRRKVQELLDVVGLNPEYINRYPHQFSGGQRQRIGIARGLALRPEVIVADEPVSALDVSVQAQVVNLLDRLQADFGLSYVFIAHDLSIVRHISDRVGVMYLGRIVETGTDTQIYDHPTHPYTQALLSAVPVPDPEARAHRDRILLSGDVPSPANPPSGCPFRTRCWKAESRCATEVPLLTVPPVFPAGPAAHPSACHFAAERQVVPPPGELAPPPSPLTEE from the coding sequence GTGCCTGAGCCCCTTCTGGAGGTCCGTGACCTCGTCAAGCACTACCCCCTCACCCGGGGCGTCCTCTTCAAGAAGCAGATCGGCGCGGTCAAGGCCGTCGACGGGGTCTCCTTCGGCCTCGCCGCCGGCGAGACCCTCGGCATCGTCGGCGAGTCCGGCTGCGGGAAGTCCACCGTCGCCAGGATGCTGGTCCACCTGGAACGCCCGACCGCCGGGGTCATCTCGTACAAGGGCGAGGACATCACGAAGCTGTCGGGCAAGGCCCTCAAGGCCGTGCGCCGCAACATCCAGATGGTGTTCCAGGACCCCTACACCTCGCTGAACCCGCGCATGACGGTCGGCGACATCATCGGCGAGCCCTTCGAGATCCACCCCGAGGTGGCCCCGAAGGGCGACCGGCGGCGCAAGGTCCAGGAGCTCCTGGACGTGGTCGGCCTCAACCCCGAGTACATCAACCGCTACCCGCACCAGTTCTCCGGCGGCCAGCGCCAGCGCATCGGCATCGCCCGCGGCCTCGCCCTGCGGCCGGAGGTCATCGTCGCGGACGAACCGGTCTCCGCGCTCGACGTCTCCGTCCAGGCCCAGGTCGTCAACCTCCTGGACCGGCTCCAGGCCGACTTCGGCCTCTCCTACGTCTTCATCGCGCACGACCTCTCCATCGTCCGGCACATCTCCGACCGGGTCGGGGTCATGTACCTCGGCCGGATCGTCGAGACCGGCACCGACACCCAGATCTACGACCACCCCACCCACCCCTACACCCAGGCCCTGCTCTCCGCCGTGCCGGTGCCCGACCCCGAGGCCCGCGCCCACCGGGACCGGATCCTGCTCTCCGGCGACGTGCCCTCCCCGGCCAACCCGCCCTCGGGCTGCCCCTTCCGCACCCGCTGCTGGAAGGCCGAATCCCGCTGTGCCACGGAGGTGCCGCTGCTGACCGTCCCGCCGGTCTTCCCGGCGGGCCCGGCGGCCCATCCGTCGGCCTGCCACTTCGCGGCGGAGCGGCAGGTGGTCCCGCCCCCGGGGGAACTCGCGCCCCCGCCGTCCCCGCTGACGGAGGAGTAG
- a CDS encoding DUF6113 family protein, producing MTTALTAGRIAALLGLLVAGAATGLAGWLVVDLWFPAGLVLAVLALLGLFLGARIALGGGLGVGVAAAGWFLSYVLLGVPRPEGDFLLGSSGIGMYAYLLGGSAVAVICATMRVPVEPPVSAPKPRG from the coding sequence GTGACCACGGCGCTGACGGCGGGGCGGATCGCCGCCCTGCTGGGCCTGCTCGTCGCGGGCGCCGCCACCGGACTGGCCGGGTGGCTCGTGGTGGACCTGTGGTTCCCGGCCGGGCTGGTGCTCGCCGTACTGGCCCTGCTCGGGCTGTTCCTGGGGGCCCGGATCGCCCTCGGGGGCGGGCTCGGCGTGGGCGTCGCGGCGGCCGGCTGGTTCCTCTCGTACGTCCTGCTCGGTGTCCCGCGCCCCGAAGGGGACTTCCTGCTCGGTTCCTCCGGAATCGGTATGTACGCATACCTTTTGGGCGGGAGTGCGGTCGCTGTGATCTGTGCCACGATGCGCGTTCCCGTGGAACCGCCGGTTTCGGCCCCGAAACCGCGCGGCTGA
- a CDS encoding ABC transporter ATP-binding protein codes for MLLEVRDLHVEFTTRDGVAKAVNGVDYSVDEGETLAVLGESGSGKSVTAQAVMGILDMPPGRITGGQILFKGKDLLKMKEEERRRIRGAEMAMIFQDALSSLNPVLTVGAQLGEMYEVHRGMSRKDSRAKAVELMDRVKIPAARQRVGDYPHQFSGGMRQRIMIAMALALEPSLIIADEPTTALDVTVQAQVMDLLAELQRELAMGLILITHDLGVVADVADKIAVMYAGRIVESAPVHALYKTPAHPYTRGLLDSIPRLDQKGQELYAIKGLPPNLLAIPPGCAFNPRCPMARPVCRTEVPPLAEAGPDRTSACFFWKECLGA; via the coding sequence ATGCTGCTCGAAGTCCGGGACCTGCACGTGGAGTTCACCACCCGCGACGGGGTCGCCAAGGCCGTCAACGGCGTGGACTACTCGGTGGACGAGGGCGAGACCCTCGCGGTGCTCGGCGAGTCCGGCTCCGGGAAATCGGTGACGGCCCAGGCCGTGATGGGGATCCTCGACATGCCGCCCGGCCGGATCACGGGAGGCCAGATCCTCTTCAAGGGCAAGGACCTGCTGAAGATGAAGGAGGAGGAGCGCAGGAGGATCCGCGGCGCCGAAATGGCGATGATCTTCCAGGACGCCCTGTCCTCCCTCAACCCCGTCCTCACGGTCGGCGCCCAGCTCGGCGAGATGTACGAGGTCCACCGCGGGATGTCCCGCAAGGACTCCCGCGCCAAGGCCGTCGAGCTGATGGACCGGGTGAAGATCCCGGCCGCACGTCAGCGCGTGGGCGACTACCCGCACCAGTTCTCCGGCGGCATGCGCCAGCGCATCATGATCGCCATGGCGCTGGCCCTGGAACCCTCCCTGATCATCGCCGACGAACCCACCACCGCCCTCGACGTCACCGTCCAGGCCCAGGTCATGGACCTGCTCGCCGAGCTCCAGCGCGAACTCGCCATGGGGCTGATCCTGATCACCCACGACCTCGGCGTCGTCGCCGACGTGGCCGACAAGATCGCCGTGATGTACGCGGGCCGGATCGTCGAGTCCGCCCCCGTCCACGCCCTCTACAAGACACCCGCCCACCCCTACACCCGGGGCCTGCTCGACTCGATCCCGCGCCTGGACCAGAAGGGCCAGGAGCTCTACGCCATCAAGGGCCTGCCCCCCAACCTCCTGGCCATCCCGCCCGGCTGCGCCTTCAACCCGCGCTGCCCCATGGCCCGGCCCGTCTGCCGGACCGAGGTCCCGCCGCTGGCGGAGGCCGGCCCCGACCGGACCAGCGCCTGCTTCTTCTGGAAGGAGTGCCTCGGTGCCTGA
- a CDS encoding response regulator — MTEAREAAPAPIRILLAEDQSMVREALAALLGLEPDIEVLAQVARGDEVVPAALAHDVNVALLDIEMPGMTGIEAARALRRARPALKIVIVTTFGRPGYLRGAMEAGASAFLVKDAPAAELAEAVRKVLAGERVIDPGLAAAALAEGANPLTERERDVLRAAEHGATNAELAAALSLSQGTVRNYLSTAIQKLAARNRAEAVRVAREKGWL, encoded by the coding sequence ATGACGGAAGCCCGCGAAGCCGCCCCGGCCCCCATCCGCATCCTCCTGGCGGAGGACCAGTCCATGGTCCGGGAAGCCCTCGCGGCCCTGCTGGGACTGGAGCCGGACATCGAGGTCCTGGCCCAGGTGGCACGGGGCGACGAGGTCGTGCCGGCCGCTCTGGCCCACGACGTCAACGTGGCGCTGCTGGACATCGAGATGCCGGGCATGACCGGCATCGAGGCGGCCAGGGCCCTGCGCCGGGCCCGCCCGGCCCTGAAGATCGTGATCGTGACCACCTTCGGCCGGCCCGGATACCTGCGCGGCGCGATGGAGGCGGGCGCCTCCGCGTTCCTGGTCAAGGACGCGCCCGCCGCGGAGCTCGCGGAGGCGGTGCGCAAGGTCCTCGCCGGCGAGCGCGTCATCGACCCCGGTCTCGCGGCGGCCGCCCTGGCGGAGGGCGCCAACCCGCTCACGGAGCGGGAACGGGACGTCCTGCGCGCGGCGGAGCACGGCGCGACCAACGCCGAACTGGCTGCGGCCCTCTCCCTGTCCCAGGGCACGGTCCGCAACTACCTCTCGACCGCCATCCAGAAGCTGGCGGCCCGCAACCGGGCCGAAGCGGTCCGCGTCGCCCGGGAAAAGGGCTGGCTCTGA
- a CDS encoding peptidoglycan binding domain-containing protein: protein MPAPAPAGKSGKAAPAGKPAKKKGRSKLVLLGGAVLGLAAVAYGAGLLMNHSDIPKGTKVLGVDISGSRDDAVDKLQTAFGKRSATPLQVTVGGKTVELKPEKAGLTLDSQTTVRNATGSDYNPVTVIGSLFGVERTAAAVMPVDEEKLKDSLQELAGTAGTATEGTITFDTGKPVAVPGKAGTSLDVDGSMDKVTKAFRELVANGKAAPVELPTATKEPTITQAELNRAMKEFAEPAMSAPVTVKAGTKSLAFGAKSLPKILSMAPVQGKLVEKYDLEALKATYGNAFDGVLITRGTGAKTPVTPQDVVGALGKGLLGKTPAERVVTIDTNAN from the coding sequence ATGCCCGCCCCGGCCCCGGCCGGGAAGTCCGGCAAGGCGGCCCCGGCCGGCAAGCCCGCCAAGAAGAAGGGCCGCTCGAAGCTGGTCCTGCTCGGCGGCGCGGTCCTCGGCCTCGCCGCCGTGGCCTACGGCGCCGGGCTGCTGATGAACCACTCCGACATCCCCAAGGGCACCAAGGTGCTCGGCGTCGACATCAGCGGCAGCCGCGACGACGCCGTCGACAAGCTCCAGACGGCCTTCGGCAAGCGCTCCGCCACCCCGCTCCAGGTCACCGTCGGCGGCAAGACCGTCGAGCTGAAGCCCGAGAAGGCGGGCCTGACCCTCGACAGCCAGACCACCGTCCGCAACGCCACCGGCAGCGACTACAACCCGGTCACGGTCATCGGCTCGCTGTTCGGCGTCGAGCGCACGGCCGCCGCCGTCATGCCCGTCGACGAGGAGAAGCTGAAGGACTCCCTCCAGGAGCTCGCCGGCACCGCCGGCACCGCCACCGAAGGCACCATCACCTTCGACACCGGCAAGCCCGTCGCGGTCCCCGGCAAGGCCGGCACCAGCCTGGACGTGGACGGCTCCATGGACAAGGTCACCAAGGCCTTCCGCGAGCTCGTCGCCAACGGCAAGGCCGCCCCCGTCGAACTCCCCACCGCCACCAAGGAACCGACCATCACCCAGGCGGAACTGAACCGGGCGATGAAGGAGTTCGCGGAGCCCGCCATGTCCGCCCCCGTCACCGTCAAGGCGGGAACCAAGTCCCTGGCCTTCGGCGCCAAGTCCCTGCCCAAGATCCTCAGCATGGCCCCCGTACAGGGCAAGCTCGTCGAGAAGTACGACCTCGAGGCCCTCAAGGCCACCTACGGCAACGCCTTCGACGGGGTGCTGATCACCCGGGGCACCGGCGCGAAGACCCCCGTCACCCCGCAGGACGTCGTAGGCGCCCTCGGCAAGGGCCTCCTCGGCAAGACCCCGGCCGAGCGCGTCGTGACCATCGACACGAACGCCAACTGA
- a CDS encoding ABC transporter permease, with product MSTSPNAGTLQLVKLEITRALRNKKYLFFTVLYPAALFLMLGGTLDGTTKVYGTELTMPAFYMVAMASFGALTAVLVGNSERIAKEREKGWVRQLRLTALPGHGYVLAKTASAGVLSLPSILVVFAVAAFGKGVRFEAWQWLALTGSIWAGSLVFAALGVAVGYLATADNVRPLTMLIYFALAILGGLWMPTANFPQWLKNICEWLPTRAYTGLGQAIELGGAPHAKDVAILAVYFVLFTGAAAWLYRKDSLKA from the coding sequence ATGAGCACGTCCCCGAACGCCGGCACCCTCCAGCTGGTCAAGCTGGAGATCACCCGCGCCCTGCGCAACAAGAAGTACCTGTTCTTCACCGTCCTCTACCCGGCCGCCCTCTTCCTGATGCTCGGCGGCACCCTGGACGGCACGACGAAGGTCTACGGCACCGAACTGACCATGCCGGCCTTCTACATGGTCGCCATGGCCTCCTTCGGCGCCCTGACCGCGGTCCTGGTCGGCAACAGCGAGCGCATCGCCAAGGAGCGCGAGAAGGGCTGGGTGCGCCAGCTGCGGCTGACGGCCCTGCCCGGCCACGGCTACGTGCTCGCCAAGACCGCCAGCGCCGGCGTGCTCTCCCTGCCCTCCATCCTGGTCGTCTTCGCGGTCGCCGCGTTCGGCAAGGGCGTCCGGTTCGAGGCCTGGCAGTGGCTGGCCCTCACCGGCTCCATCTGGGCGGGCAGCCTGGTCTTCGCCGCGCTGGGCGTGGCCGTCGGCTACCTGGCCACCGCGGACAACGTCCGCCCGCTCACGATGCTGATCTACTTCGCCCTGGCGATCCTCGGCGGCCTGTGGATGCCCACCGCGAACTTCCCGCAGTGGCTGAAGAACATCTGCGAGTGGCTGCCGACCCGCGCCTACACCGGGCTCGGCCAGGCCATCGAGCTGGGCGGCGCCCCGCACGCCAAGGACGTGGCGATCCTCGCGGTGTACTTCGTACTGTTCACGGGTGCGGCCGCCTGGCTGTACCGCAAGGACTCACTGAAGGCGTAG
- a CDS encoding ABC transporter ATP-binding protein, with protein sequence MTTTTATYSGTPGPARGAGHGTVVSFQNVTKSYGQVRAVDGLTLELHPGETVALLGPNGAGKSSTLDLLLGLRPADSGTVSLFGTTPREALAAGRVGAMLQSGGLMEEVTVRELVTLGCALHPRPYPVDEVLSRAGIEEIAGRTVNKLSGGQEQRVRFALATAGHNDLIILDEPTTGMDVTSRQAFWATMREQAAQGRTVLFATHYLEEADAIADRVLVLNKGRLLADGTAAEIKAKAGARKVAFDLHGEIDEQILRALPALTSFEVNGTTVRLQSRDADATVHAVYALGLYPRNLEVAGLGLEQAFIALTEAEEATR encoded by the coding sequence ATGACGACGACGACCGCGACGTACTCCGGAACACCCGGACCCGCACGAGGTGCCGGCCACGGCACCGTGGTGAGCTTCCAGAACGTGACCAAGAGCTACGGCCAGGTCAGGGCCGTCGACGGCCTCACCCTCGAACTCCACCCGGGCGAGACCGTCGCGCTCCTCGGCCCCAACGGCGCCGGCAAGTCCTCCACCCTCGACCTGCTCCTGGGCCTGCGCCCCGCCGACTCCGGCACCGTCAGCCTCTTCGGCACCACCCCCCGCGAAGCCCTCGCGGCCGGCCGGGTCGGCGCCATGCTCCAGAGCGGCGGCCTGATGGAGGAGGTGACCGTGCGCGAGCTCGTCACCCTCGGCTGCGCCCTGCACCCCCGCCCCTACCCGGTGGACGAGGTGCTCTCCCGCGCCGGCATCGAGGAGATCGCAGGACGCACGGTCAACAAGCTCTCCGGCGGCCAGGAGCAGCGCGTGCGCTTCGCGCTCGCCACCGCCGGCCACAACGACCTGATCATCCTGGACGAGCCCACCACGGGCATGGACGTCACCTCCCGCCAGGCCTTCTGGGCCACCATGCGGGAGCAGGCCGCCCAGGGCCGCACGGTCCTGTTCGCCACCCACTACCTGGAGGAGGCGGACGCCATCGCCGACCGGGTACTGGTCCTCAACAAGGGCCGGCTGCTCGCCGACGGCACCGCCGCCGAGATCAAGGCCAAGGCCGGCGCCCGGAAGGTCGCCTTCGACCTCCACGGCGAGATCGACGAGCAGATCCTGCGCGCCCTGCCCGCCCTGACCTCCTTCGAGGTCAACGGCACCACCGTGCGCCTGCAGTCGCGCGACGCCGACGCCACCGTGCACGCGGTGTACGCGCTCGGCCTCTACCCCCGCAACCTGGAGGTCGCGGGCCTCGGCCTGGAGCAGGCCTTCATCGCCCTGACTGAGGCCGAGGAGGCCACCCGATGA
- a CDS encoding sensor histidine kinase yields the protein MVRAPESTVHRVVKGLWILIWLFYLSAPVTDLVRGGHSDGARVLGGLGLLGFVAWYLVLVFRPDQQKPVRPVLLSLAVLTAEAAVLSLVLGREWLVLFVYVSIASGAALPAKVARFTVPAATALLSVLALYVPEGGDYLFGLLIPALMGGFAMVGVREMIRTTIELRQARATVAQLAANEERLRMARDLHDLLGHSLSLITLKSELAGRMLPDHPDRAAQQVADIEKVCRQALTDVREAVSGYRRPTLPGELAGARTALAAAGVKADLPVDFTEEVPEEQESALAWSLREAVTNVVRHSGATLCTVTLTARQTLAGPVLELSVTDDGAGGPAVPGNGLTGLTERLEAVGGTLWAGPAGKTGFRLLARVPLGSRS from the coding sequence ATCGTCCGGGCCCCCGAGAGCACCGTCCACCGGGTGGTCAAGGGCCTCTGGATCCTCATCTGGCTCTTCTACCTCAGTGCCCCCGTCACCGACCTGGTGCGCGGCGGGCACAGCGACGGCGCCCGGGTGCTCGGCGGGCTGGGCCTGCTGGGGTTCGTCGCCTGGTACCTCGTGCTGGTGTTCCGGCCGGACCAGCAGAAGCCGGTCCGGCCGGTCCTGCTGTCGCTGGCGGTGCTCACTGCCGAAGCCGCGGTCCTCTCGCTGGTGCTCGGCCGCGAGTGGCTCGTGCTCTTCGTCTACGTCTCCATCGCCTCCGGCGCCGCGCTCCCCGCGAAGGTCGCCCGCTTCACGGTGCCCGCCGCGACCGCCCTGCTGTCCGTGCTGGCCCTGTACGTGCCGGAGGGCGGCGACTACCTGTTCGGGCTGCTGATCCCGGCCCTGATGGGCGGGTTCGCGATGGTCGGGGTGCGCGAGATGATCCGGACCACCATCGAGCTGCGGCAGGCCCGCGCCACGGTGGCGCAGCTCGCGGCCAACGAGGAGCGCCTGCGGATGGCCCGCGACCTGCACGACCTGCTGGGCCACTCGCTGTCGCTGATCACCCTCAAGAGCGAGCTCGCGGGCCGGATGCTGCCCGACCACCCCGACCGGGCCGCCCAGCAGGTGGCGGACATCGAGAAGGTCTGCCGGCAGGCCCTGACCGACGTACGGGAGGCCGTGAGCGGCTACCGGCGGCCCACCCTGCCCGGCGAGCTCGCGGGCGCCCGGACGGCGCTGGCGGCGGCCGGGGTGAAGGCCGACCTGCCCGTGGACTTCACCGAGGAGGTGCCGGAGGAGCAGGAGAGCGCGCTGGCCTGGTCGCTGCGCGAGGCGGTGACCAACGTGGTCCGGCACAGCGGCGCCACGCTCTGCACGGTCACCCTGACGGCCCGCCAGACCCTCGCGGGCCCGGTGCTGGAGCTGTCGGTGACCGACGACGGCGCGGGCGGCCCCGCCGTCCCCGGCAACGGCCTGACGGGCCTGACGGAGCGTCTGGAGGCGGTCGGCGGCACGCTGTGGGCGGGCCCGGCGGGCAAGACCGGCTTCCGGCTGCTGGCGCGGGTCCCCCTAGGATCCCGGTCATGA
- the mshB gene encoding N-acetyl-1-D-myo-inositol-2-amino-2-deoxy-alpha-D-glucopyranoside deacetylase translates to MNGLPARRLLLVHAHPDDESINNGVTMAKYAAEGAHVALVTCTLGEEGEVIPPELAHLAPDRDDTLGPFRVGELAAAMKELGVADHRFLGGAGRFRDSGMMGAPQNARPGSFWATGVDEAAGHLVAVIRELRPQVLVTYDPDGGYGHPDHIQAHRVAMRGAELAADPAYRPELGAPHAIAKVYWNRVPLSAVEEGFARLRELGNELPFPGLATPADVPGVVPDGRITAEIADAEGERVLVEAKAAAMRAHATQIAVDGPVFALSNDLAQPLFAREYYELAVGESGAPAGTRERDLFAGVEA, encoded by the coding sequence ATGAACGGTCTTCCCGCCCGTCGTCTGCTGCTCGTGCACGCGCACCCGGACGACGAGTCGATCAACAACGGCGTCACCATGGCCAAGTACGCGGCCGAGGGCGCCCATGTCGCGCTGGTGACCTGCACCCTCGGCGAGGAGGGCGAGGTCATCCCGCCCGAGCTGGCCCACCTCGCGCCGGACCGCGACGACACCCTGGGTCCCTTCCGGGTCGGCGAGCTCGCCGCCGCCATGAAGGAGCTCGGGGTCGCCGACCACCGCTTCCTCGGCGGCGCCGGCCGGTTCCGCGACTCCGGGATGATGGGCGCCCCGCAGAACGCCCGCCCCGGCTCCTTCTGGGCCACCGGCGTGGACGAGGCCGCGGGCCACCTCGTCGCCGTCATCCGGGAGCTGCGCCCCCAGGTCCTGGTCACCTACGACCCGGACGGCGGCTACGGCCACCCCGACCACATCCAGGCCCACCGCGTCGCCATGCGCGGCGCCGAGCTGGCCGCCGACCCCGCCTACCGGCCCGAGCTGGGCGCCCCGCACGCCATCGCGAAGGTCTACTGGAACCGGGTGCCGCTCTCCGCCGTCGAGGAGGGCTTCGCGCGGCTGCGCGAGCTGGGCAACGAACTGCCCTTCCCGGGCCTGGCGACCCCCGCCGACGTCCCGGGCGTGGTCCCTGACGGGCGGATCACCGCCGAGATCGCCGACGCGGAGGGCGAGCGGGTGCTGGTGGAGGCCAAGGCGGCCGCCATGCGGGCGCACGCCACCCAGATCGCCGTGGACGGCCCCGTCTTCGCCCTCTCCAACGACCTGGCCCAGCCGTTGTTCGCCCGCGAGTACTACGAGTTGGCCGTGGGGGAGTCCGGGGCCCCGGCCGGGACGCGCGAGCGGGACCTCTTCGCGGGGGTGGAGGCGTGA